One window of the Pyrinomonadaceae bacterium genome contains the following:
- the purS gene encoding phosphoribosylformylglycinamidine synthase subunit PurS, with product MKAKVYVTLKPSVLDPQGKAIKHSVELLGYNGIDDIRQGKYFEIALESGLNEDNARTEATRMAREILSNPIIEDFRVEIEK from the coding sequence ATGAAAGCTAAAGTTTACGTCACTTTGAAACCCAGCGTCCTGGACCCGCAAGGCAAGGCTATTAAGCACTCAGTCGAATTGCTCGGGTACAACGGCATCGACGACATTCGCCAAGGCAAGTATTTTGAGATCGCGCTCGAAAGCGGGTTGAATGAAGATAACGCGCGCACGGAAGCGACGCGCATGGCGCGCGAGATTTTGTCGAACCCGATTATCGAAGACTTTCGCGTAGAGATTGAAAAGTAA
- a CDS encoding DUF4870 domain-containing protein: MSSPYDAGGPPSGAPGGKTSLGLDSNVGAMLCYIANFLCCLGVILSIVFLVTEKENRFVKFHALQALFLVAAQIVVGIIVGILGLFLRFAFETADLGILSFFIILGLRLILLLIFVIIWIFAGIKGYGGQWYKLPFIGDLAWNTVNK; the protein is encoded by the coding sequence ATGTCTTCTCCATACGACGCGGGCGGCCCGCCGTCAGGAGCTCCCGGCGGCAAAACCAGTCTGGGACTGGATTCCAATGTCGGGGCGATGCTCTGTTACATCGCGAACTTTCTTTGTTGTCTGGGCGTGATTCTCAGCATCGTTTTCCTGGTCACAGAAAAAGAGAATCGCTTCGTCAAATTCCACGCACTGCAGGCGCTGTTTCTGGTCGCTGCGCAAATTGTGGTTGGTATCATCGTCGGGATCCTCGGCCTGTTTCTACGATTTGCGTTTGAGACGGCCGACCTGGGAATCCTCTCGTTCTTTATCATCCTCGGCCTCAGGCTGATCCTGTTGCTGATCTTTGTCATCATCTGGATCTTCGCGGGAATAAAAGGGTACGGCGGTCAATGGTACAAGCTGCCCTTCATCGGCGACCTGGCCTGGAACACCGTGAACAAATAA
- a CDS encoding DUF4870 domain-containing protein: MDTGKSALGLDGNVAAALGYPIGIIAIISVIMEKENSFVKFHAIQSLCFHVAMIILMIALWIIGAILLVGGAAASVATESGAATGLAGMLFGLLWLVFIVLYFGGLILGAVKAYQGAMFKMPIIGNMAAKWAGV; encoded by the coding sequence ATGGATACAGGTAAGTCTGCCCTCGGACTTGATGGAAATGTCGCCGCGGCGCTCGGTTACCCGATCGGCATCATCGCGATCATCTCGGTGATCATGGAGAAAGAGAATAGCTTTGTGAAGTTTCACGCGATTCAATCGCTGTGTTTCCACGTAGCCATGATCATATTGATGATTGCGCTCTGGATCATCGGCGCGATTCTGCTGGTCGGAGGCGCAGCGGCTTCCGTGGCAACCGAAAGCGGCGCGGCCACCGGACTGGCAGGCATGTTGTTTGGCCTGCTCTGGCTGGTGTTTATTGTGCTGTACTTCGGCGGATTGATTCTTGGCGCGGTCAAAGCCTACCAGGGAGCGATGTTCAAGATGCCGATCATCGGCAACATGGCCGCTAAGTGGGCTGGAGTTTAG
- the purQ gene encoding phosphoribosylformylglycinamidine synthase subunit PurQ yields MKFGVIVFPGSNCDHDAYHVISKHVGQPVDFIWHRETDLSSYDALIIPGGFSYGDYLRAGALASFSPVMASVKKFAAQDKLVLGICNGFQILCEAGLLPGALIRNRELHFVCEHVNVRVESTDTPFTHELRRGQVLKMPVAHAEGNYVCDDATFEELTRDNRVIFRYSDRDGRVSPEANINGSRDNIAGICSRGRNVMGLMPHPERACEDALGSSDGRAIFHSLVGAVTAIAA; encoded by the coding sequence ATGAAATTCGGTGTCATAGTTTTTCCCGGTTCAAATTGCGATCACGACGCTTATCACGTCATCTCAAAACACGTCGGCCAGCCCGTCGACTTCATCTGGCATCGCGAGACTGACCTCTCTTCCTACGACGCGCTCATCATTCCTGGCGGCTTTTCTTACGGCGACTATCTGCGCGCCGGGGCGCTGGCGAGCTTCTCGCCGGTTATGGCCTCGGTGAAAAAATTCGCGGCCCAGGACAAACTGGTGTTGGGTATTTGTAACGGCTTTCAGATTCTGTGCGAGGCGGGACTACTGCCCGGCGCTTTGATTCGCAATCGCGAACTGCATTTTGTGTGCGAGCACGTGAACGTGCGCGTGGAAAGCACCGACACGCCGTTTACGCACGAACTGAGACGCGGACAAGTGTTGAAGATGCCCGTGGCGCACGCCGAGGGCAACTACGTCTGCGACGACGCGACCTTTGAAGAGTTAACGCGCGATAATCGAGTTATCTTTCGCTACAGCGATCGCGACGGGAGAGTTTCGCCCGAAGCAAACATCAACGGTTCGCGTGATAACATTGCCGGCATCTGTAGTCGCGGTCGCAACGTTATGGGTTTGATGCCGCACCCTGAGCGGGCGTGCGAAGACGCGCTCGGATCAAGCGACGGGCGCGCAATTTTCCATTCTTTGGTTGGCGCCGTTACCGCGATCGCAGCTTAA